In Synechococcus sp. RS9909, one genomic interval encodes:
- the mazG gene encoding nucleoside triphosphate pyrophosphohydrolase, whose amino-acid sequence MAADSATSAALHELIAVVAQLRNPEGGCPWDLEQTHASLVPYVLEEAHEVADAIRHGDDTHLKEELGDLLLQVVLHAQIAQEEGRFDLAQIASGISEKLIRRHPHVFGDAEAANSATVKANWEAIKAAERSADPAGEPSASPLSDRLAGKVRGQPAIAGAMTISKKAAAAGFEWEAMAGVWEKVHEELDELKEAVASGDNNHAQEELGDVLFTLVNVARWCGIDPEAGLAGTNRRFLDRFSRVEAALGGDLQGRSIQELEGLWQQAKAEIRAEEASLAAD is encoded by the coding sequence CACCAGCGCTGCCCTGCACGAGCTGATCGCCGTGGTGGCCCAGCTGCGCAACCCAGAAGGGGGTTGCCCTTGGGATCTGGAGCAAACCCATGCCTCCCTGGTGCCCTACGTGCTGGAAGAGGCCCACGAGGTGGCCGATGCGATCCGTCACGGCGATGACACCCACCTCAAAGAAGAGCTCGGTGATCTGCTGCTGCAGGTGGTGCTCCATGCCCAGATCGCCCAGGAGGAGGGCCGATTCGATCTGGCACAGATCGCCTCAGGCATCAGCGAGAAGCTGATTCGCCGCCACCCCCATGTGTTCGGCGATGCCGAAGCAGCAAACAGCGCCACCGTGAAGGCCAACTGGGAGGCGATCAAAGCGGCGGAACGGAGCGCCGACCCTGCCGGCGAACCCTCCGCGAGCCCCCTCAGCGATCGTCTCGCGGGCAAGGTGCGCGGCCAGCCCGCCATCGCCGGTGCCATGACCATCTCCAAAAAGGCCGCCGCGGCCGGCTTCGAGTGGGAGGCCATGGCCGGTGTGTGGGAGAAGGTGCACGAGGAGCTCGATGAGCTCAAGGAGGCGGTGGCGAGCGGCGACAACAACCACGCCCAGGAGGAACTCGGCGATGTGCTGTTCACCCTGGTGAACGTGGCCCGCTGGTGCGGCATCGACCCGGAAGCCGGCCTGGCCGGCACCAACCGCCGCTTCCTCGATCGCTTCTCCCGCGTGGAGGCCGCCCTCGGCGGCGACCTGCAGGGCCGCAGCATCCAGGAGCTGGAAGGTCTGTGGCAGCAGGCGAAGGCCGAGATCCGGGCCGAAGAAGCCTCTCTAGCAGCCGACTGA
- a CDS encoding dienelactone hydrolase family protein translates to MRISRDSVGLTVDGSLMRLYVAQPVTSGCWPGIVFFSDIYQLGAPMTRLADRLAGYGYVVAAPEIFHRREPIGTMIEPDALGRLRGNHNARNTPIAAYDADTAATLAWLGAQPWVDARRLGSLGFCIGGHLAFRAAFRTDVRASACVYPTGLQDGTLGSTPADSIQRAGEIKGALLTIFGSLDPHVPADARAGILSTLEALPDLSHRTLLYEANHTFLRDDGDRWDPQLADQAWAEVIGFLDQELGGSVGC, encoded by the coding sequence ATGCGCATTTCTCGTGATTCGGTCGGCCTCACGGTGGATGGCAGCCTGATGCGGCTCTATGTGGCACAGCCGGTGACGTCGGGTTGCTGGCCAGGGATTGTGTTTTTCTCCGATATCTATCAGCTCGGCGCCCCCATGACCCGCCTGGCGGATCGATTGGCCGGTTATGGCTATGTGGTGGCAGCACCAGAGATCTTCCATCGTCGCGAACCGATCGGAACGATGATCGAGCCCGATGCGCTCGGCCGGCTGCGGGGAAATCACAACGCTCGCAACACACCGATTGCTGCCTACGACGCCGATACCGCGGCCACACTGGCCTGGCTTGGCGCTCAACCATGGGTGGATGCTCGACGGCTTGGCTCTCTCGGCTTTTGCATCGGTGGTCACCTGGCCTTCCGGGCTGCCTTCAGGACCGATGTGCGAGCGAGCGCCTGCGTTTATCCCACTGGTTTGCAGGACGGGACGTTGGGCTCGACTCCTGCCGACAGCATCCAGAGGGCAGGGGAGATCAAAGGTGCCTTGCTCACCATTTTCGGCAGTCTGGATCCCCATGTACCGGCGGACGCGCGGGCTGGGATTCTTTCGACTCTCGAGGCCTTGCCCGATCTCTCTCATCGGACACTTCTTTACGAAGCCAATCACACATTTCTGCGCGATGACGGTGACCGTTGGGATCCTCAGTTGGCTGACCAGGCTTGGGCTGAAGTGATCGGTTTTCTTGATCAGGAACTTGGCGGATCAGTCGGCTGCTAG
- the arfB gene encoding alternative ribosome rescue aminoacyl-tRNA hydrolase ArfB, with translation MNCIVNERLVIPAAELQWRFSRASGPGGQGVNTTDSRVELVFDLKQSRVLGPFRRARLQDRLKTRLEGDCLRVVAAEERSQWQNRQLALGRLAALLREGLRPPPPQRRPTRPGRAAVQRRLEAKAQRSQLKRRRQGRPSFED, from the coding sequence TTGAACTGCATCGTCAACGAGCGTTTGGTGATCCCGGCGGCGGAGCTGCAGTGGCGCTTCTCTCGTGCTTCCGGTCCCGGTGGTCAGGGGGTGAATACCACGGATTCTCGTGTGGAGCTGGTGTTTGACCTGAAGCAGTCCCGTGTGTTGGGGCCGTTCCGTCGCGCCAGGCTTCAGGATCGCCTCAAAACTCGCCTCGAGGGCGATTGTCTGCGCGTGGTAGCGGCTGAGGAACGCTCACAATGGCAGAACCGTCAATTGGCCCTGGGGCGTCTTGCGGCTCTGCTGCGCGAAGGGCTCAGGCCACCCCCTCCCCAGCGTCGTCCCACCCGTCCCGGACGGGCGGCGGTGCAACGGCGCCTTGAGGCCAAGGCACAGCGCAGCCAGCTCAAACGGCGTCGGCAGGGCAGGCCTTCGTTTGAGGATTGA
- the speE gene encoding polyamine aminopropyltransferase has product MTHNAAPTPGWVDEHHLGVRYGLEGRVLVEEQSPFQRITVIDSLRYGKGLLLDGCWMTAERQERHYHESLVHPALCSAAQIERVLVIGGGDGGTARECLRHPGVQHLDMVEIDGRVVKLSQQHLPSIGGGCWQDRRFHLTVGDGIAWAANAPTASYDVVLVDGSDPAGPAEGLFNRAFFEQCRRILKPGGVFATQSESPEAFRQVHIDTVTVIREVFGHADPMYGWVPMYPSGWWSWTFAATDSRRYLNPDPCRAAAVAEGCEIWSPRWQRGAFDAIPAAIERALNA; this is encoded by the coding sequence ATGACCCACAATGCCGCCCCCACCCCCGGCTGGGTCGACGAGCACCACCTCGGCGTTCGCTACGGACTGGAAGGCCGGGTGCTGGTGGAGGAACAGAGCCCCTTCCAGCGGATCACCGTGATCGACAGCCTGCGCTACGGCAAGGGTCTGCTGCTCGACGGCTGCTGGATGACGGCCGAGCGCCAGGAACGGCACTATCACGAATCTCTGGTTCACCCCGCCCTCTGCAGCGCCGCCCAGATCGAACGGGTGCTGGTGATCGGCGGCGGCGATGGCGGCACCGCCCGCGAGTGCCTGCGCCACCCGGGCGTTCAGCACCTCGACATGGTGGAAATCGATGGACGGGTGGTGAAACTGAGTCAGCAACACCTGCCCTCCATCGGTGGCGGTTGCTGGCAGGACCGCCGTTTTCACCTCACCGTGGGCGACGGCATCGCCTGGGCCGCCAACGCTCCAACCGCCAGCTACGACGTGGTGCTCGTGGATGGCTCTGATCCCGCCGGTCCGGCCGAGGGCCTGTTCAACCGCGCCTTTTTCGAGCAGTGCCGGCGCATCCTCAAACCCGGTGGCGTGTTCGCCACCCAGAGCGAGTCACCGGAGGCCTTCCGCCAGGTGCACATCGACACGGTGACGGTGATCCGCGAGGTGTTCGGCCACGCCGATCCGATGTACGGCTGGGTGCCGATGTATCCGAGCGGCTGGTGGAGCTGGACCTTTGCCGCCACCGACAGTCGCCGCTACCTGAATCCGGATCCCTGCCGCGCCGCCGCCGTGGCCGAGGGCTGCGAGATCTGGAGCCCCCGCTGGCAACGCGGCGCGTTTGATGCGATTCCCGCCGCGATCGAGCGGGCACTGAACGCCTGA
- the speB gene encoding agmatinase gives MTYRPRFDTDGAIFMGSRRDPGGCRVGLFGVPYDGTTSFRPGTRFGPAAIREVSSGLETYCPQLDLDLEAMAFADLGAVDIPFGDPEPVVEAVKQATDAVLSLGLKPLMLGGEHSISSGAVAAVADKHPDLALVQLDAHADLRHDWLGAHHSHACAMRRCLEVLPSQQLLQLAIRSGTREEFLELRQTGRLIARERMLEALQPLRGIPLYLTVDLDWFDPAVMAGTGTPEPGGFLWSDFAELVAELSHHNLVAADVVELAPQLDPSGVSSVLASKVVRSLLMLLHQ, from the coding sequence ATGACCTACCGCCCACGCTTCGACACCGACGGCGCCATCTTCATGGGCTCCAGGCGCGACCCCGGCGGCTGCCGCGTCGGCCTGTTCGGTGTGCCCTACGACGGCACCACCTCCTTCCGCCCCGGCACCCGCTTCGGGCCGGCCGCCATTCGGGAGGTGAGTTCGGGCCTGGAAACCTATTGCCCCCAGCTGGACTTAGACCTGGAGGCGATGGCCTTCGCCGATCTGGGTGCTGTCGACATTCCCTTTGGCGATCCGGAGCCGGTGGTGGAGGCGGTCAAGCAGGCCACCGACGCCGTGCTCTCCCTGGGGCTCAAACCGCTGATGCTCGGCGGTGAGCACTCGATCAGTTCCGGCGCCGTGGCGGCGGTGGCGGATAAGCATCCCGATCTGGCGCTGGTGCAGCTCGATGCCCACGCCGACCTGCGCCACGACTGGCTGGGTGCCCACCACAGCCATGCCTGCGCCATGCGCCGCTGCCTCGAGGTGCTGCCCAGTCAGCAGCTGCTGCAGCTTGCCATCCGCAGTGGCACCCGTGAGGAGTTCCTGGAGCTCCGTCAAACCGGACGCCTGATCGCCCGCGAGCGGATGCTCGAGGCCCTGCAACCGCTGCGGGGGATTCCCCTCTACCTCACCGTCGATCTCGACTGGTTTGATCCAGCGGTGATGGCCGGCACCGGAACCCCTGAACCCGGCGGCTTCCTCTGGAGCGACTTCGCCGAGCTGGTGGCGGAACTGAGTCACCACAACCTGGTGGCAGCCGATGTGGTGGAACTGGCACCCCAGCTGGATCCCTCGGGCGTGAGCAGCGTGTTGGCGAGCAAGGTGGTGCGGAGCCTGCTCATGCTGCTGCATCAGTAG
- a CDS encoding Crp/Fnr family transcriptional regulator, with amino-acid sequence MNPDALIATSTLPSPVELIAEHDHADRLTFPTGGVLFRRGERVKAVYALDQGLVELSAPLDGRLRYSRGEVFFFEDLGRQRLHHSREARALTPVSVVRLPRNTFLELIHRHPTMVISLLGRQHTRLREQRLDACHYY; translated from the coding sequence ATGAACCCTGACGCGTTGATCGCCACCAGCACCCTGCCATCGCCGGTGGAGTTGATCGCCGAACACGATCACGCCGATCGGCTCACCTTTCCCACCGGCGGTGTGCTCTTCCGTCGTGGCGAGAGGGTCAAGGCGGTGTATGCCCTCGACCAGGGCCTGGTGGAGCTGTCCGCCCCGCTCGATGGGCGGCTGCGTTACAGCCGAGGCGAGGTGTTCTTTTTCGAGGATCTGGGTCGCCAGCGGCTGCATCACAGCCGCGAGGCCAGGGCGCTGACTCCCGTTTCAGTGGTGCGTCTTCCTCGCAACACCTTTCTGGAGCTGATCCACCGCCACCCCACCATGGTGATCAGCCTGCTCGGGCGGCAGCACACCCGCCTGCGGGAGCAGCGGCTCGATGCCTGCCACTACTACTGA